In Blastopirellula sp. J2-11, a single genomic region encodes these proteins:
- a CDS encoding ExbD/TolR family protein, giving the protein MSEHLFRFRCSACGDVLSASMDMIGAEIKCANCATRLEVPAPAKTRSTPSDEVESKGKRKRLEEDAIADETPVRFRDNHAIEEDEMDLTPMVDVTFLLLIFFMVTASFSLQKTLETPAPRNDSPSSQARTMDELMDDPDYVVVRIDSYNTFFVTCAAWSDEREAPSRQELLVKIQEARNSNPASPPGTLLVNAHVNAAHEKVVAALDAGNTVGMNQVKLLTTEEE; this is encoded by the coding sequence ATGAGCGAACACCTGTTTCGATTTCGTTGCTCCGCTTGCGGAGACGTACTTTCGGCGAGCATGGACATGATCGGCGCCGAGATCAAGTGCGCCAACTGTGCGACGCGTTTGGAAGTGCCGGCCCCGGCCAAGACCCGTTCGACGCCCAGCGACGAGGTCGAGTCGAAAGGAAAGCGAAAGCGTTTGGAGGAAGACGCGATCGCCGACGAAACGCCGGTCCGATTTCGCGACAACCACGCGATTGAAGAAGATGAAATGGATCTTACGCCGATGGTCGACGTAACGTTCCTGTTGCTCATCTTCTTTATGGTGACCGCTTCGTTCAGTTTGCAGAAAACGTTGGAGACGCCGGCGCCCCGCAATGATTCGCCCAGTTCGCAGGCTCGTACGATGGACGAACTGATGGACGATCCTGATTACGTCGTCGTCCGCATCGATTCTTACAACACGTTTTTTGTCACCTGCGCCGCTTGGAGCGACGAACGCGAAGCTCCCAGTCGCCAAGAGTTACTGGTAAAAATTCAAGAGGCCCGCAATTCTAACCCGGCTTCTCCGCCAGGCACATTGCTGGTCAACGCCCATGTCAACGCCGCGCACGAAAAAGTGGTCGCCGCGCTCGATGCCGGCAATACCGTCGGAATGAATCAAGTGAAACTGTTGACGACCGAGGAAGAATAA
- a CDS encoding ABC transporter substrate-binding protein — MNRSAWTIRTIMFSSFCLLTSSLAAQEVRIAQPDDVPFDQIVLRDKGDTYVISIRPLVLPKGKFWDTMKETDLVRMVTDDDRTLEVKRKFVTSYVKFPQLLLNEADRLTKGGKLDAAYDYFDRMMADYPQYDGLAAALSGYLYENAKVSFRNENYSEALGFLEEAKSYRPPVDNLDTAISAAADKLLGIYIANEEFSAARDLLSRLSQKRFGELAAVTKWTTYLEAEAAKKRDEAQRLLTAGDLNAAFIAAKRMRLIYSDVSGGSQLSEEIAKRFPFIRVGITAPGVSADTTSLTFAATRDRRLLHRCLTEMIAFGADGGQYASPFGTLGRSAGGVEFSLLFRNPSEAYSCSTQLLTQPAASPRLSMLQECLKYVEFENGRELHVQLESPHVRPEALARIEIGAELPEAIPYVDKTSGDLRRLVVNPDYSLRTPTQPHAIELQSYPFSNRALSALRSGQIDIVDRLFPTLVDDAQADNSLVVDYYRMPSVHFLAPNYDNPFMQSATFRRGLLYAINRSAILNSRLLGDHEIRGCHVISAPIPAGLEADDPAGYGYDNSIDSRPYEPEMSVTLFRLALLELEQQAEADGSQAPTMLKTLKIGHPDSEVSREAVTAIAKYLKRVGLEAEIVVTPSEAIRAADVGVDLLYVEASVQESLVDIPLLFQQCVPEDKQSRYLRAALRRLNEATNWTQVRERFWTVHRLAYDETTVIPLWQLRDYFVRSSEFGGVSRQPISLFQDVERWTAISLTPKKGN; from the coding sequence GTGAATCGATCAGCTTGGACAATCCGAACGATCATGTTCAGCAGTTTTTGCCTGTTGACATCATCCCTGGCTGCGCAAGAGGTGCGAATCGCTCAGCCCGACGATGTTCCGTTTGACCAGATTGTGCTGCGCGACAAAGGCGATACGTATGTAATCAGCATTCGCCCGCTGGTTCTCCCCAAAGGGAAGTTCTGGGACACGATGAAAGAGACGGATCTCGTACGCATGGTCACCGACGATGATCGCACGTTGGAGGTCAAACGCAAATTTGTCACTTCCTACGTGAAGTTTCCCCAACTCTTGCTCAACGAAGCGGATCGTTTGACCAAGGGAGGCAAGCTTGACGCGGCGTACGACTATTTCGATCGAATGATGGCCGACTATCCGCAATACGACGGCTTAGCGGCGGCGCTTTCCGGCTATTTGTACGAAAACGCCAAGGTTTCGTTTCGCAACGAAAACTACTCGGAAGCGTTGGGATTTTTGGAGGAAGCGAAGTCGTACCGCCCGCCGGTCGATAATCTCGACACGGCGATCAGCGCCGCGGCCGACAAGTTGTTGGGGATTTATATTGCGAATGAGGAATTCTCGGCGGCGCGCGACCTGTTGTCGAGACTATCGCAAAAACGGTTTGGCGAACTTGCCGCTGTTACGAAATGGACGACCTATTTAGAAGCGGAAGCGGCGAAGAAACGTGACGAAGCGCAGCGACTGCTAACAGCGGGTGACTTGAACGCCGCTTTTATCGCCGCTAAGCGAATGCGGTTGATCTACTCCGATGTTAGCGGCGGCTCTCAACTGTCAGAAGAGATCGCAAAGCGTTTTCCTTTCATCCGCGTTGGGATCACGGCGCCCGGCGTTTCGGCCGATACTACTAGTTTAACCTTCGCCGCGACGCGCGATCGGCGGTTGCTGCATCGCTGTTTGACCGAGATGATCGCCTTTGGCGCCGACGGCGGCCAATACGCATCGCCGTTCGGCACGTTGGGACGCTCGGCCGGCGGCGTTGAGTTCAGTTTATTGTTTCGCAACCCGTCGGAAGCCTATTCCTGCTCGACTCAACTGTTGACGCAACCTGCCGCTTCTCCACGACTGAGCATGTTGCAGGAGTGCTTGAAATACGTCGAGTTTGAAAATGGTCGCGAACTGCACGTTCAATTAGAATCGCCGCACGTTCGCCCCGAGGCGCTGGCCCGCATCGAGATCGGCGCAGAACTGCCGGAAGCGATTCCGTACGTCGACAAGACCAGCGGCGATTTGCGACGTTTGGTGGTCAATCCGGATTACTCGTTACGAACTCCCACCCAGCCGCACGCGATTGAACTGCAATCCTATCCCTTTTCAAATCGCGCGCTGTCGGCGCTTCGTTCGGGACAGATCGATATCGTAGATCGATTGTTTCCCACTTTGGTCGATGACGCCCAAGCCGACAATTCGCTGGTTGTTGACTACTACCGGATGCCGTCCGTTCATTTTCTCGCTCCCAACTATGATAACCCCTTTATGCAATCGGCGACGTTTCGGCGCGGCTTGCTCTATGCGATCAATCGCAGCGCGATCTTGAATAGCCGATTGTTGGGAGATCACGAAATCCGTGGTTGCCATGTGATCAGCGCCCCGATTCCGGCAGGGCTCGAAGCGGACGATCCAGCCGGTTATGGATATGACAACTCGATCGATTCGCGTCCCTATGAGCCTGAGATGAGCGTGACGCTATTCCGCTTGGCGCTGCTAGAACTAGAGCAACAAGCGGAAGCCGATGGTTCTCAGGCGCCGACGATGCTAAAGACCTTAAAGATTGGCCATCCCGATAGCGAAGTCTCGCGTGAAGCGGTCACGGCGATCGCCAAATATTTGAAACGGGTCGGCTTGGAAGCGGAAATTGTCGTCACCCCTTCCGAGGCGATTCGCGCCGCCGATGTGGGCGTCGATCTGCTGTATGTCGAAGCCAGCGTGCAAGAATCGCTTGTCGATATTCCGTTGCTGTTTCAGCAGTGCGTTCCTGAGGATAAACAAAGTCGTTATTTGCGCGCTGCGTTGCGGCGACTGAACGAAGCGACCAACTGGACTCAGGTACGCGAACGCTTTTGGACGGTCCATCGTTTAGCCTATGACGAGACGACGGTGATTCCGTTGTGGCAGCTGCGCGACTATTTTGTGCGTTCGTCCGAGTTCGGCGGCGTCTCGCGACAGCCCATATCGTTATTTCAAGATGTCGAGCGTTGGACCGCCATTTCCCTGACTCCGAAAAAGGGAAACTAA
- a CDS encoding PQQ-binding-like beta-propeller repeat protein, which yields MMNISEFLDLLEMYEYLAENQIAALRRQLAQMDRDVTPEQIVNSLLQRGHLTKYQAKRMLAEAQSGKAQRTQSVSSGRRRAQEKWLSSTPVEEEIMDLGEGDLVPLDEDGSSTFDDVIGDDILSDQDDLVPIEEAAPGKRRKYVKKPQRKNRWDSPLLLFGGAGLVMLVLAGGLLFAWLSWDSGDSVFQLAETDYEGRKYAQAVSKYDKFLSSFPTHSQAPTARVRRGLANLRLAIEGTNNYEQALTRTTEILDELKDEPEFALARPELASLLPDVANGLAQAAIAEDATAKRRELVARAQEAMTLVDDSNYLPTSLRSGQQTRIDGIVADIQRVERGISRDEELAAAVTDIQAAAQSNDFEAVYRRRQTLLRIYPSLSDDARLQDAVRDAVTALEAQVVVSAENVPATRQDHPLGPAQTVMIAARTSSVSPQPAKEAVTVVLDGAIYGLDRRAGSPLWRRFLGFPNQVDPLMTSDQSAVIAASSLRQELVKLNALTGELAWRFPLTSEVVQLLPLGEDFLVVTKQGKLLRLNQKSGDQTQSVQLPQQVAVAAVIGKTPDRVMVVGLHSTLYVLDAKSLACQQAIFLGHEAGAIVSPPVMSELGHLCLFENAGSDFSLLHVLGNQEKSLEQLQPPTRLPGLILAPALTFQSRVAAANDRGALFVFEGGMTKENPVRLLAQTKAERGERLYSLIALENGYLWVGDNRLSRYALQLSQQSIVPRVVEYDRDNFVSLRIDGDLLVHVRRPAQGGGVIVTAADLNENGAKQRWATTLAAPLAGPAFAMAPQQSPLVMTSRGDLFEITKTAVESGVADAPSDSANYVSPPLLNRQVFVADTRRLFLSAPPENRAIYFDAARNGSLLKQLTLEVPSDSVTSGAVLAGAGVAAPSSQGQVFYLDPATGSAAALPFQPRLALGENLDWNEPVADGQAAIVFDGRHTLYRLQVNDPTTPQLASVAECVIDGKLGPIMAVMGPTLIAKQIGDTTDQLVFVSLPDLQSVQKAPIEARVIAGPFAVGDRALVQTSQGVLVAYGADQQEQWRVPTETSVLLGEPIYADDRIIVTCEDGRILQIDATTGEVSKTIQMDEPLAGGAALHDGKLWINGYGGVVHVLDWK from the coding sequence ATGATGAACATCTCCGAATTTCTCGATCTGCTCGAAATGTACGAGTATCTGGCAGAAAACCAGATCGCCGCACTACGTCGGCAACTTGCGCAAATGGATCGGGATGTTACGCCAGAGCAGATCGTCAACAGTCTTTTGCAGCGCGGACACCTGACCAAATACCAGGCGAAGCGGATGCTTGCTGAAGCGCAAAGCGGCAAGGCTCAGCGCACGCAAAGCGTCAGCAGCGGCCGCCGCCGCGCCCAGGAGAAGTGGCTCAGTTCGACCCCGGTCGAAGAAGAGATCATGGATCTGGGAGAAGGCGATCTGGTTCCGCTCGACGAGGATGGCAGTTCGACGTTTGATGATGTCATCGGCGATGACATTCTGTCGGATCAAGATGATCTGGTTCCGATCGAGGAGGCTGCGCCTGGAAAGCGGAGGAAGTACGTCAAAAAGCCGCAGCGAAAAAATCGCTGGGATTCGCCGCTGCTCCTCTTTGGAGGCGCCGGACTCGTGATGCTGGTGTTGGCCGGCGGATTGCTGTTCGCCTGGCTGTCATGGGATAGCGGCGATTCGGTGTTTCAGTTGGCCGAAACGGACTATGAGGGGCGAAAATACGCCCAAGCGGTCTCCAAGTACGACAAGTTCCTCTCGTCGTTTCCGACCCACTCGCAAGCTCCTACCGCACGTGTGCGACGCGGTCTGGCGAATCTGCGTCTTGCGATCGAAGGGACCAACAATTACGAACAAGCGCTCACGCGAACGACCGAAATCCTCGACGAGCTGAAAGACGAGCCTGAATTTGCGCTTGCCCGACCCGAGTTGGCTTCGCTCTTGCCGGATGTCGCCAACGGTTTGGCGCAAGCGGCCATCGCCGAGGATGCGACCGCCAAGCGACGCGAGTTGGTCGCTCGAGCCCAAGAAGCGATGACGCTGGTCGACGACAGCAATTACCTTCCCACTTCGCTGCGCAGCGGCCAACAAACGCGCATTGACGGAATCGTCGCCGACATTCAGCGTGTGGAACGCGGCATCTCGCGCGATGAAGAATTGGCCGCGGCGGTGACCGATATTCAAGCCGCCGCGCAAAGCAACGACTTTGAAGCCGTCTATCGTCGTCGTCAGACGCTGCTACGAATCTATCCCAGCTTGAGTGACGACGCTCGGCTGCAAGACGCCGTGCGCGATGCGGTGACGGCGCTCGAGGCGCAAGTGGTTGTTTCCGCAGAGAACGTCCCAGCGACTCGCCAAGATCATCCCTTAGGTCCGGCTCAAACGGTGATGATCGCCGCACGCACGAGCAGCGTTTCGCCGCAACCAGCCAAAGAAGCGGTGACCGTTGTGCTGGATGGGGCCATTTACGGATTGGACCGCCGCGCCGGCAGCCCGCTATGGCGACGCTTTCTCGGCTTTCCAAATCAAGTCGATCCGCTGATGACCAGCGATCAATCGGCGGTGATCGCGGCCAGCAGCTTGCGGCAAGAACTGGTCAAACTGAACGCGCTGACCGGGGAGCTCGCATGGCGATTTCCGTTGACCTCAGAAGTCGTGCAACTGCTCCCTTTGGGGGAAGATTTTTTGGTCGTCACCAAGCAGGGAAAACTGCTGCGTCTCAATCAGAAGTCAGGCGATCAAACGCAAAGCGTACAGCTGCCGCAGCAGGTCGCCGTCGCCGCGGTGATCGGTAAAACGCCCGACCGCGTGATGGTCGTCGGCTTACACTCGACTCTCTATGTCTTGGACGCGAAGAGTCTCGCCTGTCAGCAAGCGATCTTCTTAGGACATGAAGCCGGCGCTATCGTCTCGCCTCCCGTGATGTCTGAACTGGGGCACCTATGTTTGTTCGAGAACGCAGGCTCCGATTTTTCTCTGCTGCATGTGCTAGGGAACCAAGAGAAATCGCTCGAACAATTGCAGCCGCCGACCCGTTTGCCGGGTCTCATTTTGGCGCCGGCGCTCACCTTTCAGTCGCGCGTCGCGGCGGCTAACGACCGCGGCGCCCTCTTCGTGTTTGAAGGGGGAATGACCAAAGAGAATCCTGTGCGTCTGTTGGCGCAAACCAAAGCGGAACGTGGAGAACGACTCTATTCGCTGATCGCGCTGGAAAATGGCTATCTCTGGGTCGGCGACAATCGGCTGTCACGCTATGCGCTGCAGCTTTCACAACAATCGATTGTGCCGCGCGTCGTCGAATATGATCGTGACAATTTCGTCTCGCTCCGCATCGACGGTGATCTGCTGGTTCATGTCCGCCGACCAGCGCAAGGAGGCGGCGTGATCGTGACTGCCGCCGATTTGAACGAGAATGGCGCCAAGCAGCGTTGGGCGACCACACTTGCAGCGCCGTTGGCTGGACCGGCGTTCGCGATGGCCCCGCAGCAGTCGCCGCTGGTGATGACCTCGCGTGGCGACTTGTTCGAGATCACCAAAACCGCCGTGGAATCAGGCGTCGCTGACGCACCCTCCGATTCGGCCAACTACGTCAGTCCTCCGCTGCTCAATCGCCAGGTGTTTGTGGCCGATACGCGTCGTCTGTTTCTGTCGGCTCCCCCAGAAAATCGGGCGATCTATTTTGACGCGGCCCGCAACGGCAGTCTGCTCAAACAACTCACGCTCGAGGTTCCCAGCGATAGCGTTACCTCCGGCGCCGTACTTGCCGGAGCCGGCGTGGCGGCCCCCAGTTCGCAAGGCCAGGTCTTCTATCTTGATCCCGCAACCGGCTCCGCCGCCGCTTTGCCGTTTCAACCCCGTTTGGCGCTCGGCGAAAACCTGGATTGGAACGAGCCGGTCGCCGACGGCCAGGCCGCGATCGTTTTTGACGGTCGACATACGCTCTACCGCTTGCAAGTGAATGATCCCACCACGCCGCAGTTGGCCAGCGTCGCCGAATGCGTCATCGATGGTAAATTGGGCCCGATCATGGCGGTGATGGGGCCAACCTTGATCGCCAAACAGATCGGCGACACGACCGATCAGCTCGTCTTTGTATCGCTTCCCGATTTGCAGTCGGTGCAAAAGGCGCCGATCGAGGCCCGCGTCATCGCCGGGCCGTTCGCCGTAGGAGATCGAGCTTTGGTGCAAACTTCGCAAGGAGTACTGGTCGCGTATGGCGCCGATCAGCAAGAACAGTGGCGCGTGCCGACCGAGACGTCCGTTTTGCTGGGCGAGCCGATCTACGCCGATGATCGCATTATCGTCACTTGCGAAGATGGACGGATTTTGCAAATCGACGCAACGACCGGCGAAGTTTCAAAAACGATTCAGATGGATGAGCCGTTGGCCGGAGGCGCTGCTCTGCACGACGGCAAATTGTGGATCAACGGGTACGGCGGCGTCGTTCATGTCTTGGATTGGAAGTAA
- a CDS encoding HU family DNA-binding protein yields MAKKAVAATTVKKPLTKTELLNNIAEETGIAKKDVSIVLDSLQNQVKKSLGKTGAGAISLPGLIKIEKKKVPARPAKKGVPNPFKPGELMDVPAKPASVKVKIRALKNLKDMV; encoded by the coding sequence ATGGCGAAAAAAGCCGTAGCGGCCACCACTGTCAAAAAGCCGCTGACGAAGACCGAACTGCTGAACAACATCGCGGAAGAAACGGGCATTGCCAAAAAGGACGTGTCGATTGTCCTGGACTCGCTCCAAAACCAAGTGAAAAAATCGCTTGGCAAGACTGGCGCTGGCGCCATCTCGCTTCCCGGTTTGATCAAAATCGAAAAGAAGAAGGTTCCTGCGCGTCCCGCTAAGAAGGGTGTTCCGAATCCTTTCAAGCCGGGCGAATTGATGGACGTTCCGGCCAAGCCGGCGTCGGTCAAAGTGAAGATCCGCGCTCTGAAAAACCTGAAAGACATGGTTTAA
- a CDS encoding terpene cyclase/mutase family protein, which translates to MSHPWWGALFLALFPTVLCAYSPESPEVETMVQKGAGFLKSTGVHDRPGGKALVALALLKAGEKESHPRVQSGVDAARSLGSKTPSNAHDNAYDVGMSLILLCELDPEANREPIQNLLQYFLDTQKPGGGWGYAGRNTGDNSMTQYGALGLWLSQRSGFEVPIPTVERLCNWILRCQDPSGGWGYQGVDPGPGNFQRVQQVEMRPTMVCAALGSLYMGSDLLNITERRKQDVEEKSPSLPGFVREVKTPDAVERSKILTKAVDAGRVTASKNAGRNNLAATFTISPNQWDFYYLYALERYESFRELDLGKKDPKPAWYDAGVNHLRSTQANTGSWRGKNEEPMVATAFAILFLKRSTAQSIKKRSRVFDEGRLVGGRGLPKVVEDATIKNGQVVNKSELLESDKFLSMIEADDAELERFLHQDVKFELSEDERGRSEQIVQLRRKIREGSFGARLLAIRAIRQSKDFDSIPALIYALTDPDVRVAIESRDALRFITRKFNGFGMPRGADLTQRSLYANQWKQWYRSVRPDAEFLD; encoded by the coding sequence TTGAGCCACCCATGGTGGGGAGCCCTCTTTTTGGCGCTCTTCCCGACGGTCCTTTGCGCCTATTCGCCAGAGAGTCCCGAAGTCGAGACGATGGTTCAAAAGGGCGCCGGATTTCTCAAGTCGACTGGAGTTCACGACCGTCCTGGCGGCAAAGCGTTAGTCGCCCTGGCATTGCTAAAAGCGGGCGAAAAAGAAAGTCACCCGCGCGTTCAAAGCGGCGTCGACGCGGCCAGAAGTCTGGGAAGTAAGACGCCGTCCAATGCCCACGACAACGCCTATGACGTCGGCATGTCGCTCATTCTGTTATGTGAACTTGATCCCGAAGCGAATCGCGAGCCGATTCAAAATCTCCTGCAATATTTTCTCGATACGCAAAAGCCCGGCGGCGGATGGGGATATGCAGGTCGAAATACCGGCGATAATTCGATGACGCAATATGGCGCACTTGGATTGTGGTTGTCGCAACGTAGCGGTTTTGAAGTGCCGATTCCGACGGTGGAACGACTCTGCAATTGGATCCTTCGTTGTCAGGATCCTTCCGGCGGCTGGGGCTACCAAGGTGTCGATCCGGGACCGGGAAACTTTCAACGCGTTCAGCAGGTCGAAATGCGACCGACCATGGTGTGCGCCGCACTGGGCAGTCTCTACATGGGAAGTGATCTGCTCAACATCACCGAACGCCGTAAACAGGACGTGGAAGAAAAGAGTCCCAGCCTGCCGGGCTTTGTCCGTGAAGTAAAAACGCCGGACGCTGTGGAGCGGTCGAAAATCTTGACCAAAGCGGTCGATGCCGGCAGGGTGACCGCTTCGAAAAACGCAGGGCGGAATAATCTCGCCGCGACTTTCACCATTTCGCCGAATCAGTGGGATTTTTATTACCTCTACGCGCTGGAGCGTTACGAAAGCTTTCGCGAATTAGATCTCGGGAAGAAAGACCCTAAACCGGCTTGGTACGATGCCGGCGTCAACCATCTCCGGTCGACTCAAGCCAATACCGGCAGTTGGCGGGGAAAAAATGAAGAGCCCATGGTAGCGACGGCGTTCGCCATCTTGTTCCTGAAACGCAGCACCGCGCAGTCGATCAAAAAACGGAGTCGCGTCTTTGACGAAGGACGACTCGTCGGCGGGCGCGGGCTGCCGAAAGTGGTGGAAGACGCCACCATCAAAAACGGCCAAGTCGTTAACAAATCGGAACTGCTGGAGTCCGATAAATTTCTCTCGATGATCGAAGCGGATGACGCCGAGCTGGAGCGGTTTTTGCACCAGGACGTCAAGTTTGAACTGAGCGAAGACGAGCGGGGACGATCTGAGCAGATCGTGCAACTGCGTCGTAAGATTCGCGAAGGTTCGTTTGGCGCTCGCTTGTTAGCGATCCGAGCGATTCGGCAATCGAAAGATTTCGATAGTATCCCGGCATTGATTTACGCACTAACCGACCCGGATGTGCGCGTTGCGATTGAATCGCGAGACGCTCTCCGATTTATCACACGCAAGTTCAACGGCTTCGGGATGCCACGCGGAGCAGATTTAACGCAACGATCCCTTTACGCGAACCAATGGAAACAATGGTATCGCTCCGTCCGTCCCGACGCTGAGTTTCTCGACTGA
- a CDS encoding ExbD/TolR family protein has protein sequence MINASHGKSPGDASPVEPEAISFRRPQAKKDEADLDITPMIDITFLLLIFFLVASRLDSDSVRNLPDAKQGISISATETVVLTVTADGPAGAAVVYLGDGPSDATRTSGSLDAQEEEIMAYVDREMQSRPARSILVKAEKSVHAGDVVRVMRAAANIEGAEVSKAYIGVKDGA, from the coding sequence ATGATCAACGCAAGTCACGGCAAATCGCCAGGGGACGCATCGCCGGTGGAGCCGGAAGCGATCTCGTTTCGGCGTCCGCAGGCGAAGAAGGATGAGGCCGATCTCGATATCACGCCGATGATTGACATTACGTTCTTGCTGTTGATCTTTTTTCTAGTCGCGTCTCGTCTCGACTCCGATTCGGTCCGTAACCTGCCCGACGCCAAACAAGGAATCAGCATCTCGGCCACCGAGACCGTGGTGTTGACGGTCACGGCCGATGGTCCCGCTGGCGCCGCAGTCGTCTATCTAGGGGATGGCCCCTCGGACGCGACTCGCACTTCGGGCAGTTTGGATGCGCAAGAAGAGGAGATCATGGCTTACGTCGATCGTGAAATGCAGTCGCGCCCGGCTCGATCGATTTTAGTCAAAGCGGAAAAGAGCGTGCATGCCGGCGACGTCGTTCGCGTGATGCGAGCGGCGGCCAACATCGAAGGCGCCGAGGTCTCCAAGGCCTATATCGGCGTGAAGGATGGAGCATGA
- a CDS encoding MotA/TolQ/ExbB proton channel family protein has product MKRPLVRLRHPHFPQGFDNSMDISGLTTIFGYIIYGALGLIALWGAFCVIVVWMRVAEKRFRSEADQDAFLDAVEEPLLRGNYSAAEELCEDDSRAVPQLALLALQMRDNSYAQIKQMMLDRFQRDVLSDLEYRLSWVYTVIKGAPMVGLLGTVVGMMGAFGKLAAGESGGTDIATQMAEDISLALITTAAGLAIAIPLVFCTASINVRIRKMEDLVGVGVTRFLGALRERMNRESES; this is encoded by the coding sequence GTGAAACGGCCATTGGTTCGCCTACGTCACCCCCACTTTCCACAAGGTTTTGACAACTCGATGGATATTAGCGGCCTCACAACCATCTTTGGTTATATCATTTACGGCGCACTTGGTTTGATTGCGCTTTGGGGCGCGTTTTGCGTCATCGTAGTTTGGATGCGAGTCGCGGAAAAACGTTTTCGTAGCGAAGCCGACCAGGACGCATTTTTAGACGCGGTCGAAGAACCGCTGTTGCGCGGCAACTATTCCGCCGCCGAAGAACTGTGCGAAGACGATTCGCGAGCTGTTCCGCAGTTGGCGCTGTTGGCGCTGCAGATGCGCGACAACAGCTATGCGCAAATCAAACAGATGATGCTCGATCGGTTTCAACGTGATGTCCTCTCGGATCTCGAATACCGGCTCAGCTGGGTCTATACCGTCATCAAAGGCGCCCCGATGGTCGGGCTGCTTGGTACGGTGGTCGGCATGATGGGAGCATTCGGCAAGTTGGCCGCCGGCGAAAGCGGCGGGACCGACATTGCAACGCAAATGGCCGAAGACATCAGCTTGGCGTTGATCACCACCGCCGCCGGATTGGCGATCGCTATTCCGTTGGTGTTTTGCACCGCCAGCATCAATGTGCGGATTCGCAAGATGGAAGACTTGGTTGGCGTGGGTGTGACTCGGTTTCTCGGCGCACTGCGTGAACGAATGAACCGGGAATCGGAATCATGA